One Candidatus Hydrogenedens sp. genomic region harbors:
- the tyrS gene encoding tyrosine--tRNA ligase, producing MAFKTLFEELQWRGMIHQTTHPELAEKLHQEKFTLYCGFDPTSDSLHIGSLLPIMGLVHFQRWGHKPIVLIGGGTGLIGDPSGKKDERQLQSKEDIEKNAQGIKKQLSHFISFEGNSSAIMVNNADWLCELHLLDFLRDIGKHFSVNVMLTKDAIRQRLEDREHGISYTEFTYCLLQSYDYLHLCKNFDCRLQIGGSDQWGNIVSGMELTRRLLGKETYGLTLPLVTKADGTKFGKTESGNIWLDANKTTPYRFYQFWINQADADTPKYLRYFTLLSAEEIEALEKQVQTEPHKRAGQKALAREITRMVHGETALQSAIRASEAMFGGDLHQLELSVLEDVFSDVPHAEAPINYITENQFLLDLLIHTGILESKGEGKRLIKNGGLYINNERVTEDTLRLNENYLLGGS from the coding sequence ATGGCATTTAAAACTTTATTTGAAGAACTTCAATGGCGTGGAATGATACATCAGACAACACATCCGGAACTTGCAGAAAAACTGCATCAAGAAAAGTTTACATTGTATTGCGGTTTTGACCCCACATCAGATAGTTTACATATTGGAAGTTTATTACCTATTATGGGATTGGTTCATTTTCAACGATGGGGACATAAGCCCATTGTCCTTATAGGTGGAGGCACGGGACTTATAGGCGACCCCAGTGGAAAGAAGGATGAACGGCAACTCCAAAGTAAAGAGGATATAGAAAAGAATGCTCAAGGTATAAAAAAACAACTTTCTCACTTTATCTCCTTTGAAGGGAATAGTTCGGCTATCATGGTTAATAATGCGGATTGGCTCTGTGAATTACATCTATTGGATTTTTTAAGGGACATCGGGAAACATTTTAGTGTGAATGTAATGCTGACAAAAGACGCTATACGGCAACGATTGGAAGACCGTGAACATGGAATTTCTTACACGGAGTTTACTTATTGTCTTTTACAATCTTATGACTATCTGCATCTGTGTAAGAATTTTGATTGCCGACTTCAAATAGGCGGGTCTGACCAATGGGGCAACATTGTTTCCGGTATGGAATTAACTCGCCGATTGTTAGGAAAAGAGACCTATGGACTAACGCTTCCTCTGGTTACAAAAGCAGACGGCACAAAATTTGGAAAAACGGAGTCCGGGAATATCTGGCTCGATGCGAACAAAACAACACCCTATCGCTTTTATCAATTCTGGATTAATCAAGCAGATGCCGACACTCCAAAATATCTACGGTATTTCACATTACTATCTGCGGAAGAAATAGAGGCACTGGAAAAACAGGTTCAAACAGAACCTCACAAAAGGGCAGGACAAAAGGCTTTAGCACGGGAAATAACAAGAATGGTACATGGGGAAACGGCTCTCCAGAGTGCTATTCGTGCCAGTGAAGCAATGTTTGGAGGTGATTTGCATCAGTTAGAACTTTCGGTATTGGAAGATGTTTTCAGTGATGTTCCTCATGCAGAGGCTCCAATAAATTATATAACAGAAAATCAGTTTTTATTGGATTTACTAATCCATACAGGGATATTGGAAAGCAAAGGAGAAGGGAAACGACTTATTAAAAACGGAGGTCTATATATAAATAATGAACGAGTAACAGAAGATACCTTACGATTAAATGAAAATTATCTTCTTGGTGGTTCGT